A stretch of the Pelmatolapia mariae isolate MD_Pm_ZW linkage group LG23, Pm_UMD_F_2, whole genome shotgun sequence genome encodes the following:
- the clocka gene encoding circadian locomoter output cycles protein kaput isoform X3: MTSSIDQDDSSIFDGLMEEDEKDKAKRVSRNKSEKKRRDQFNVLIKELGTMLPGNTRKMDKSTILQKSIDFLHKHKEIAAQSESTEIRQDWKPPFLSNEEFTQLMLEALDGFFLAIMADGNIIYVSESVTSLLEHLPSDLVDQNLLNFLPVGEHSEVYKALSSHVMEGETLTPEYLKTKNQLEFCCHMLRGTIDPKEPPVYEYVKFIGNFKSLNNVPNCTRNGFDGVIQRSLHSAFEDRVCLIATVRLAKPQFIKEMCTVEEPNEEFTSRHSLEWKFLFLDHRAPPIIGYLPFEVLGTSGYDYYHVDDLETLAKCHEHLMQYGKGKSCYYRFLTKGQQWIWLQTHYYITYHQWNSRPEFIVCTHTVVSYAEVRAEQRRELGIEESPPQITAEKQSQDSGSESQLNTFSLKEALERFDHSRTPSASSRSSRKSSHTAVSDPASSQMKLQGDRSTPGRQSVSAVEMTSQRRSSISSQSLSSQNTGQNVASSMVSQQQPQQPQQQQQQQQQQQQVPTNNQSMVQFSSQLEAMQHLKEQLEQRTRMIEANIQRQQDELRQIQDELQRVQGQSLQMFLQKGAGGLNVSSVQMAQGNGGQQGGTLSMQGQVVSAGSLQNSIQQQHAVQPPSQQQTLLREQNTALSQPQRSSHTLQPQQNPLPASLYNTMMIPQQSPANVVQIATSLAQNTGPNTPAVATFAQDRSAQIRFPAGPQLLTKLVTGQMTCGAVMVPTTMFMGQVVTAFAPQQGQTQTISISQQAPQQQQQQEQQIQPQSQVTAMQQGQAPLTQQQTQFLQAPRLLHGNQSTQLILQAAFPLQQQGTFTAAAQQQQQQHQTQQKQLQQKQQQQLAPHRADSLSDRSATQPQ; this comes from the exons ATGACCTCGAGCATTGACCA GGATGACAGTAGTATTTTTGATGGGTTAATGGAAGAAGATGAAAAGGACAAAGCAAAACG CGTGTCCCGTAACAAATCTGAGAAGAAGCGCAGAGACCAGTTCAATGTCCTCATCAAGGAGTTGGGTACAATGCTGCCGGGCAACACCCGGAAGATGGACAAGTCCACTATTTTGCAGAAAAGTATCGACTttctgcacaaacacaaag AAATCGCAGCTCAGTCAGAGTCAACTGAGATCAGACAAGACTGGAAACCTCCTTTTCTTAGTAATGAAGAGTTCACTCAGCTGATGTTGGAG GCGTTAGATGGATTTTTCCTTGCAATTATGGCTGATGGGAATATAATCTATGTCTCTGAGAGTGTGACTTCCCTACTAGAACATTTACCA tCTGATCTTGTTGATCAGAACTTGTTAAATTTCTTGCCTGTGGGGGAGCATTCAGAGGTGTACAAGGCTCTGTCCTCTCATGTCATGGAAGGAGAAACATTGACACCTGAGTATCTTAAAA cAAAAAATCAGCTAGAGTTCTGTTGCCACATGCTCCGAGGGACAATCGACCCCAAAGAGCCCCCCGTGTATGAATATGTAAAGTTTATTGGAAACTTCAAGTCCCTGAATAATG TGCCTAACTGTACCCGAAATGGTTTCGATGGAGTGATCCAGCGATCACTTCACTCTGCCTTTGAAGACAGAGTGTGTCTCATAGCCACTGTGAGGCTAGCCAAACCACAGTTTATCAAG GAGATGTGCACAGTAGAAGAGCCTAATGAGGAATTTACATCCAGACATAGTTTAGAGTGGAAATTTCTCTTCCTGGACCACAG AGCGCCGCCCATCATAGGTTACCTCCCATTTGAGGTCCTGGGTACATCAGGATATGACTACTATCATGTAGATGACCTTGAGACACTAGCCAAGTGTCACGAACACT TAATGCAATATGGGAAAGGAAAGTCCTGCTACTACAGATTCCTCACCAAAGGGCAGCAATGGATTTGGCTTCAGACCCATTACTACATTACTTATCACCAGTGGAACTCCAGGCCAGAGTTTATTGTCTGCACACACACGGTCGTAAG TTATGCTGAAGTAAGAGCAGAACAGCGCAGAGAGCTGGGAATTGAAGAATCACCACCTCAAATCACCGCTGAGAAG CAATCCCAGGATTCAGGCTCTGAGTCCCAGCTCAACACTTTCAGCTTGAAAGAGGCCTTAGAGCGATTTGACCACAGTCGGACCCCATCGGCCTCGTCTCGCAGCTCACGTAAATCTTCCCACACGGCTGTGTCTGACCCAGCCT CATCACAAATGAAGCTTCAGGGAGATAGGAGTACACCAGGTCGCCAGTCGGTCTCTGCTGTGGAGATGACATCACAACGGAGATCATCTATCAGCAGTCAG TCCTTGAGTTCCCAAAATACAGGACAGAACGTGGCGTCATCCATGGTTTCACAACAACAGCCGCAGCAgccacaacagcagcaacagcaacaacaacaacagcaacaagtTCCGACCAACAATCAA tCAATGGTCCAGTTCTCCAGCCAGTTAGAAGCCATGCAGCAcctgaaagagcagctggagcagAGGACCAGAATGATCGAGGCCAACATTCAGCGGCAGCAGGATGAGCTGCGGCAGATCCAGGACGAGCTACAGAGGGTGCAGGGACAGAGTCTGCAG ATGTTCCTGCAGAAAGGGGCTGGAGGACTAAATGTGAGCTCTGTACAGATGGCCCAGGGGAATGGTGGGCAGCAGGGGGGTACACTCAGCATGCAGGGCCAGGTGGTTTCTGCAGGGTCTCTGCAAAACAGCATACAGCAACAACATGCTGTGCAGCCCCCATCCCAGCAGCAAACACTCCTACGGGAACAGAACACAGCACTCTCGCAG CCTCAGAGGTCGTCGCACACGCTGCAGCCTCAACAGAATCCACTGCCTGCATCTCTCTACAACACGATGATGATCCCTCAGCAAAGTCCTGCTAATGTGGTTCAGATTGCCACAAGCCTGGCGCAGAATACTGGACCCAACACTCCTGCTGTGGCAACATTTGCACAGGACCGTTCGGCTCAGATTAG GTTTCCTGCAGGCCCCCAGCTGCTCACCAAGCTAGTGACAGGGCAGATGACATGTGGGGCAGTCATGGTCCCCACAACCATGTTTATGGGTCAAGTGGTGACGGCCTTTGCACCGCAGCAGGGCCAGACGCAGACAATTAGCATTTCCCaacaggctccgcagcagcaacagcaacaggAGCAACAGATTCAACCGCAGTCTCAGGTCACAGCCATGCAGCAAGGGCAAGCTCCACTAACCCAGCAGCAAACACAGTTCCTACAG GCTCCTCGACTCCTTCATGGAAACCAGTCCACCCAGCTGATCCTGCAGGCAGCGTTCCCTTTGCAGCAGCAGGGTACCTTCACTGCAGCAgcccaacagcagcagcaacagcatcaaacacagcagAAGCAGTTACAACaaaagcagcaacagcagctggCTCCTCACAGAGCAGATAGTTTGTCTGACCGCTCAGCGACACAGCCGCAGTAA
- the clocka gene encoding circadian locomoter output cycles protein kaput isoform X2, which produces MTSSIDQDDSSIFDGLMEEDEKDKAKRVSRNKSEKKRRDQFNVLIKELGTMLPGNTRKMDKSTILQKSIDFLHKHKEIAAQSESTEIRQDWKPPFLSNEEFTQLMLEALDGFFLAIMADGNIIYVSESVTSLLEHLPSDLVDQNLLNFLPVGEHSEVYKALSSHVMEGETLTPEYLKTKNQLEFCCHMLRGTIDPKEPPVYEYVKFIGNFKSLNNVPNCTRNGFDGVIQRSLHSAFEDRVCLIATVRLAKPQFIKEMCTVEEPNEEFTSRHSLEWKFLFLDHRAPPIIGYLPFEVLGTSGYDYYHVDDLETLAKCHEHLMQYGKGKSCYYRFLTKGQQWIWLQTHYYITYHQWNSRPEFIVCTHTVVSYAEVRAEQRRELGIEESPPQITAEKQSQDSGSESQLNTFSLKEALERFDHSRTPSASSRSSRKSSHTAVSDPASSQMKLQGDRSTPGRQSVSAVEMTSQRRSSISSQQSLSSQNTGQNVASSMVSQQQPQQPQQQQQQQQQQQQVPTNNQSMVQFSSQLEAMQHLKEQLEQRTRMIEANIQRQQDELRQIQDELQRVQGQSLQMAQGNGGQQGGTLSMQGQVVSAGSLQNSIQQQHAVQPPSQQQTLLREQNTALSQPQRSSHTLQPQQNPLPASLYNTMMIPQQSPANVVQIATSLAQNTGPNTPAVATFAQDRSAQIRFPAGPQLLTKLVTGQMTCGAVMVPTTMFMGQVVTAFAPQQGQTQTISISQQAPQQQQQQEQQIQPQSQVTAMQQGQAPLTQQQTQFLQAPRLLHGNQSTQLILQAAFPLQQQGTFTAAAQQQQQQHQTQQKQLQQKQQQQLAPHRADSLSDRSATQPQ; this is translated from the exons ATGACCTCGAGCATTGACCA GGATGACAGTAGTATTTTTGATGGGTTAATGGAAGAAGATGAAAAGGACAAAGCAAAACG CGTGTCCCGTAACAAATCTGAGAAGAAGCGCAGAGACCAGTTCAATGTCCTCATCAAGGAGTTGGGTACAATGCTGCCGGGCAACACCCGGAAGATGGACAAGTCCACTATTTTGCAGAAAAGTATCGACTttctgcacaaacacaaag AAATCGCAGCTCAGTCAGAGTCAACTGAGATCAGACAAGACTGGAAACCTCCTTTTCTTAGTAATGAAGAGTTCACTCAGCTGATGTTGGAG GCGTTAGATGGATTTTTCCTTGCAATTATGGCTGATGGGAATATAATCTATGTCTCTGAGAGTGTGACTTCCCTACTAGAACATTTACCA tCTGATCTTGTTGATCAGAACTTGTTAAATTTCTTGCCTGTGGGGGAGCATTCAGAGGTGTACAAGGCTCTGTCCTCTCATGTCATGGAAGGAGAAACATTGACACCTGAGTATCTTAAAA cAAAAAATCAGCTAGAGTTCTGTTGCCACATGCTCCGAGGGACAATCGACCCCAAAGAGCCCCCCGTGTATGAATATGTAAAGTTTATTGGAAACTTCAAGTCCCTGAATAATG TGCCTAACTGTACCCGAAATGGTTTCGATGGAGTGATCCAGCGATCACTTCACTCTGCCTTTGAAGACAGAGTGTGTCTCATAGCCACTGTGAGGCTAGCCAAACCACAGTTTATCAAG GAGATGTGCACAGTAGAAGAGCCTAATGAGGAATTTACATCCAGACATAGTTTAGAGTGGAAATTTCTCTTCCTGGACCACAG AGCGCCGCCCATCATAGGTTACCTCCCATTTGAGGTCCTGGGTACATCAGGATATGACTACTATCATGTAGATGACCTTGAGACACTAGCCAAGTGTCACGAACACT TAATGCAATATGGGAAAGGAAAGTCCTGCTACTACAGATTCCTCACCAAAGGGCAGCAATGGATTTGGCTTCAGACCCATTACTACATTACTTATCACCAGTGGAACTCCAGGCCAGAGTTTATTGTCTGCACACACACGGTCGTAAG TTATGCTGAAGTAAGAGCAGAACAGCGCAGAGAGCTGGGAATTGAAGAATCACCACCTCAAATCACCGCTGAGAAG CAATCCCAGGATTCAGGCTCTGAGTCCCAGCTCAACACTTTCAGCTTGAAAGAGGCCTTAGAGCGATTTGACCACAGTCGGACCCCATCGGCCTCGTCTCGCAGCTCACGTAAATCTTCCCACACGGCTGTGTCTGACCCAGCCT CATCACAAATGAAGCTTCAGGGAGATAGGAGTACACCAGGTCGCCAGTCGGTCTCTGCTGTGGAGATGACATCACAACGGAGATCATCTATCAGCAGTCAG CAGTCCTTGAGTTCCCAAAATACAGGACAGAACGTGGCGTCATCCATGGTTTCACAACAACAGCCGCAGCAgccacaacagcagcaacagcaacaacaacaacagcaacaagtTCCGACCAACAATCAA tCAATGGTCCAGTTCTCCAGCCAGTTAGAAGCCATGCAGCAcctgaaagagcagctggagcagAGGACCAGAATGATCGAGGCCAACATTCAGCGGCAGCAGGATGAGCTGCGGCAGATCCAGGACGAGCTACAGAGGGTGCAGGGACAGAGTCTGCAG ATGGCCCAGGGGAATGGTGGGCAGCAGGGGGGTACACTCAGCATGCAGGGCCAGGTGGTTTCTGCAGGGTCTCTGCAAAACAGCATACAGCAACAACATGCTGTGCAGCCCCCATCCCAGCAGCAAACACTCCTACGGGAACAGAACACAGCACTCTCGCAG CCTCAGAGGTCGTCGCACACGCTGCAGCCTCAACAGAATCCACTGCCTGCATCTCTCTACAACACGATGATGATCCCTCAGCAAAGTCCTGCTAATGTGGTTCAGATTGCCACAAGCCTGGCGCAGAATACTGGACCCAACACTCCTGCTGTGGCAACATTTGCACAGGACCGTTCGGCTCAGATTAG GTTTCCTGCAGGCCCCCAGCTGCTCACCAAGCTAGTGACAGGGCAGATGACATGTGGGGCAGTCATGGTCCCCACAACCATGTTTATGGGTCAAGTGGTGACGGCCTTTGCACCGCAGCAGGGCCAGACGCAGACAATTAGCATTTCCCaacaggctccgcagcagcaacagcaacaggAGCAACAGATTCAACCGCAGTCTCAGGTCACAGCCATGCAGCAAGGGCAAGCTCCACTAACCCAGCAGCAAACACAGTTCCTACAG GCTCCTCGACTCCTTCATGGAAACCAGTCCACCCAGCTGATCCTGCAGGCAGCGTTCCCTTTGCAGCAGCAGGGTACCTTCACTGCAGCAgcccaacagcagcagcaacagcatcaaacacagcagAAGCAGTTACAACaaaagcagcaacagcagctggCTCCTCACAGAGCAGATAGTTTGTCTGACCGCTCAGCGACACAGCCGCAGTAA
- the clocka gene encoding circadian locomoter output cycles protein kaput isoform X1, whose amino-acid sequence MTSSIDQDDSSIFDGLMEEDEKDKAKRVSRNKSEKKRRDQFNVLIKELGTMLPGNTRKMDKSTILQKSIDFLHKHKEIAAQSESTEIRQDWKPPFLSNEEFTQLMLEALDGFFLAIMADGNIIYVSESVTSLLEHLPSDLVDQNLLNFLPVGEHSEVYKALSSHVMEGETLTPEYLKTKNQLEFCCHMLRGTIDPKEPPVYEYVKFIGNFKSLNNVPNCTRNGFDGVIQRSLHSAFEDRVCLIATVRLAKPQFIKEMCTVEEPNEEFTSRHSLEWKFLFLDHRAPPIIGYLPFEVLGTSGYDYYHVDDLETLAKCHEHLMQYGKGKSCYYRFLTKGQQWIWLQTHYYITYHQWNSRPEFIVCTHTVVSYAEVRAEQRRELGIEESPPQITAEKQSQDSGSESQLNTFSLKEALERFDHSRTPSASSRSSRKSSHTAVSDPASSQMKLQGDRSTPGRQSVSAVEMTSQRRSSISSQQSLSSQNTGQNVASSMVSQQQPQQPQQQQQQQQQQQQVPTNNQSMVQFSSQLEAMQHLKEQLEQRTRMIEANIQRQQDELRQIQDELQRVQGQSLQMFLQKGAGGLNVSSVQMAQGNGGQQGGTLSMQGQVVSAGSLQNSIQQQHAVQPPSQQQTLLREQNTALSQPQRSSHTLQPQQNPLPASLYNTMMIPQQSPANVVQIATSLAQNTGPNTPAVATFAQDRSAQIRFPAGPQLLTKLVTGQMTCGAVMVPTTMFMGQVVTAFAPQQGQTQTISISQQAPQQQQQQEQQIQPQSQVTAMQQGQAPLTQQQTQFLQAPRLLHGNQSTQLILQAAFPLQQQGTFTAAAQQQQQQHQTQQKQLQQKQQQQLAPHRADSLSDRSATQPQ is encoded by the exons ATGACCTCGAGCATTGACCA GGATGACAGTAGTATTTTTGATGGGTTAATGGAAGAAGATGAAAAGGACAAAGCAAAACG CGTGTCCCGTAACAAATCTGAGAAGAAGCGCAGAGACCAGTTCAATGTCCTCATCAAGGAGTTGGGTACAATGCTGCCGGGCAACACCCGGAAGATGGACAAGTCCACTATTTTGCAGAAAAGTATCGACTttctgcacaaacacaaag AAATCGCAGCTCAGTCAGAGTCAACTGAGATCAGACAAGACTGGAAACCTCCTTTTCTTAGTAATGAAGAGTTCACTCAGCTGATGTTGGAG GCGTTAGATGGATTTTTCCTTGCAATTATGGCTGATGGGAATATAATCTATGTCTCTGAGAGTGTGACTTCCCTACTAGAACATTTACCA tCTGATCTTGTTGATCAGAACTTGTTAAATTTCTTGCCTGTGGGGGAGCATTCAGAGGTGTACAAGGCTCTGTCCTCTCATGTCATGGAAGGAGAAACATTGACACCTGAGTATCTTAAAA cAAAAAATCAGCTAGAGTTCTGTTGCCACATGCTCCGAGGGACAATCGACCCCAAAGAGCCCCCCGTGTATGAATATGTAAAGTTTATTGGAAACTTCAAGTCCCTGAATAATG TGCCTAACTGTACCCGAAATGGTTTCGATGGAGTGATCCAGCGATCACTTCACTCTGCCTTTGAAGACAGAGTGTGTCTCATAGCCACTGTGAGGCTAGCCAAACCACAGTTTATCAAG GAGATGTGCACAGTAGAAGAGCCTAATGAGGAATTTACATCCAGACATAGTTTAGAGTGGAAATTTCTCTTCCTGGACCACAG AGCGCCGCCCATCATAGGTTACCTCCCATTTGAGGTCCTGGGTACATCAGGATATGACTACTATCATGTAGATGACCTTGAGACACTAGCCAAGTGTCACGAACACT TAATGCAATATGGGAAAGGAAAGTCCTGCTACTACAGATTCCTCACCAAAGGGCAGCAATGGATTTGGCTTCAGACCCATTACTACATTACTTATCACCAGTGGAACTCCAGGCCAGAGTTTATTGTCTGCACACACACGGTCGTAAG TTATGCTGAAGTAAGAGCAGAACAGCGCAGAGAGCTGGGAATTGAAGAATCACCACCTCAAATCACCGCTGAGAAG CAATCCCAGGATTCAGGCTCTGAGTCCCAGCTCAACACTTTCAGCTTGAAAGAGGCCTTAGAGCGATTTGACCACAGTCGGACCCCATCGGCCTCGTCTCGCAGCTCACGTAAATCTTCCCACACGGCTGTGTCTGACCCAGCCT CATCACAAATGAAGCTTCAGGGAGATAGGAGTACACCAGGTCGCCAGTCGGTCTCTGCTGTGGAGATGACATCACAACGGAGATCATCTATCAGCAGTCAG CAGTCCTTGAGTTCCCAAAATACAGGACAGAACGTGGCGTCATCCATGGTTTCACAACAACAGCCGCAGCAgccacaacagcagcaacagcaacaacaacaacagcaacaagtTCCGACCAACAATCAA tCAATGGTCCAGTTCTCCAGCCAGTTAGAAGCCATGCAGCAcctgaaagagcagctggagcagAGGACCAGAATGATCGAGGCCAACATTCAGCGGCAGCAGGATGAGCTGCGGCAGATCCAGGACGAGCTACAGAGGGTGCAGGGACAGAGTCTGCAG ATGTTCCTGCAGAAAGGGGCTGGAGGACTAAATGTGAGCTCTGTACAGATGGCCCAGGGGAATGGTGGGCAGCAGGGGGGTACACTCAGCATGCAGGGCCAGGTGGTTTCTGCAGGGTCTCTGCAAAACAGCATACAGCAACAACATGCTGTGCAGCCCCCATCCCAGCAGCAAACACTCCTACGGGAACAGAACACAGCACTCTCGCAG CCTCAGAGGTCGTCGCACACGCTGCAGCCTCAACAGAATCCACTGCCTGCATCTCTCTACAACACGATGATGATCCCTCAGCAAAGTCCTGCTAATGTGGTTCAGATTGCCACAAGCCTGGCGCAGAATACTGGACCCAACACTCCTGCTGTGGCAACATTTGCACAGGACCGTTCGGCTCAGATTAG GTTTCCTGCAGGCCCCCAGCTGCTCACCAAGCTAGTGACAGGGCAGATGACATGTGGGGCAGTCATGGTCCCCACAACCATGTTTATGGGTCAAGTGGTGACGGCCTTTGCACCGCAGCAGGGCCAGACGCAGACAATTAGCATTTCCCaacaggctccgcagcagcaacagcaacaggAGCAACAGATTCAACCGCAGTCTCAGGTCACAGCCATGCAGCAAGGGCAAGCTCCACTAACCCAGCAGCAAACACAGTTCCTACAG GCTCCTCGACTCCTTCATGGAAACCAGTCCACCCAGCTGATCCTGCAGGCAGCGTTCCCTTTGCAGCAGCAGGGTACCTTCACTGCAGCAgcccaacagcagcagcaacagcatcaaacacagcagAAGCAGTTACAACaaaagcagcaacagcagctggCTCCTCACAGAGCAGATAGTTTGTCTGACCGCTCAGCGACACAGCCGCAGTAA